TCTTGACCTGTGCAGGGCTTTTCCCTAAACCCGCAGCTAATGGTTCAAGGACAGAGACATGACTTACAGGGACTTGTGTCTCCTGGTTTCcagcagtaaatatttattaaatgaaacttGGTTCAGGCTGCCTATCAAGGCGAGGAGGAAGTGACGCCTCCTGGCAGGTTTTGTCCTCCAGGCAGGGTACCTGTTCCTGCATAATTGAGAGGAAACTccgggggctggcctcgtggcacagccattaagttctgcttctcagtggcccacagtttgccggttcggatcccggatgtgccatgctgtggtaggcgtcacacgtgtaaagtagaggaagatgggcacaatgttagctcagggccagtcttcctcagaaaaatgaggaggattggcagtagttagctcagggctaaccttcctcaaaaaccaaaaaagaaaggaCACTCCGCTAGAGTGAAGGCTGTCTCACCCTTTCACAGAGATCAGGTGACAGTTTTGGGCTGTGAGTGTCAGAGCAAGGGCATCACAGCTTAAGAAAGACGTGAGAAATTAGGAGACCCCTCAGAGGACAGCTGTCATGAAGATAAGGAGTTTGGAAAAGAAGatgtaggaggaggggagggaagtacTGGGATTATTTAAACCTGACAGGAGGAGCCTGAAGAAAGCGTGACAGGTGGTTGATTTTGGAACATACGTGGGGTGATCATatagagcagagcttctcagcctTTTTCGTGGCAAGGCGCTCTTAGGAAGAGATCATATTTAAAGGGCCCACAAGGGCACTTGGATGAGGCTGCACAAGATGAGATTCTGCCCTGGGCTTTGACACTCCTGGGTCCCACCTGCCACCCGAGGGCTGAGGGGATCAACAGCTTAGCACAATACAACCTATCCCAGCCTTTGGGGAGtatatggactgaatgtttgtgtccccccagttCACATGTTGGAACCTaatcccaatgtgatggcattaggagatggggcctttgggaggtggttcggtgatgagggtggagccctcatgaagtGGATTAGTGTCCTCATACAAGAGACCTCACAGAGCTCCCTCACCCTCTTTTTCCACCACGTGAGGTTGCAGGGAGAAGGCAACTGTCTGTGATCCAGGAAGTGAGCCTggccagacactgaatctgctggtgtcttgatcttggacttccaagcctccagaactgtgagaaatcaatgttTGGGgtttaagcctcccagtctgtggtgttttgtcacagcagcctgcACTGACTAAGGGATGTGTACACCTGTAGAGGGCAGGGACTGTCTGTATTTTAGGTAGAGTAAGAAAAAGTGggctcaaaataaaaaaggaaagattgaagtaaaaagagaaaacgTTTTATTCCGGGATTTGGAAATACTGGACTGGTTTAtcaaaggatgtgtgtgtgtgtgtgtgtgtgtatgtgtgagtgtgtgtgtatgtgtagcaTGTGCTGAAAGTCTTTTTCCAGTTTAAGCTTCACTAACTTCAGAAAAATAAGTGCTAAAGACCTACCCCAAGATCATTGGAAGGTTATTTACATTTATCTTATAAATTTATTGTTAGTTTTCTGAATGTTGAATAatgacttattcattttaattatttgacttaGCCTCTTGAAGATGGTAAAGTCTAACtgaaacaaaaacctaaaatttaCTGTTTGCTATTCACAAAAACTAAGTGTAGAAGAACACTAAGTTCCaaatctgggtttgtgtaaggcAAAAATATTCTATAGGGAAGATGGATTTGAGGCCATATGTGATCCTGTGTGTAAACGTCTGGGTACAAGCCTAAGTTCCAGGCAGCCTTTCACTTTCAAGGCAGGAGAATTGGTGAGACCCACGTCTAGTTCTCCAAACAGTAAAGGGGGACCCAGGTAATATCTGGGttacaaataagaaaagcagaaaatttcaATAAGGCAAACATATGATATGATGAAAAGGTGGAGTTGGGAAAATAGGATGACAGGCAGTGCAGAGGGACCTAGAAGGCCCAGGAGGGGTGGACAGATGTGCTgggctggtgggtgggggaggggctgtgggcacACCTCTtcatgtcccctcccccaccctcagaaACCCTTTGTGACTCTTCTGTGCTCTGTGATGCAGGCCTGGGACTATAGGCAAGCACGGGCACTCTCAGAGCTCAGTTGCTTCAGGCAGCCTCGAGATTCAGACAATGGAGTTCAGCCATTGGAATGTTCTCTCATTTCTGAATAGCCCTATTGAGTTGTGTCTGAGCGTCTGCTCAGCATTCTTAGATACTGACCCTAACCTCACCTTCCTGTGTGGGTTGTGGTTGCTCCTTCTGTTCCTGTGCTACCTGGTGTGGATTCCATCTTTACCAACCTTCTGGAAAACCAAAGATTTCCAAAAGGTAAGGAAACCTGGGCAAGACCCCAACAGTgattctttattgtttccttttccattcccacattttaaaatgagtttagtTGGCTCTGAGAGACACCTGAGAAGTCTGAGTAGAGGATGGAACTGCATCCTTCTAGGGGAACAGGCTGGGCAGGCCTAGGGGTTCAGCTGGGACTGTTTCCATTCAAAGCTCACAGACCACTTGGGTGTGGTGGAGGATTACAAGATAAAATCCCAAACTCGGTGATTCTGTAGTCCTGGATTGGGTTACTTAGAGAGTTTGGGATCTCTGCAGGAGAAGAGAGTTCCCAGCACTTGATCATGAGTCACATTCCCATGGCAGGTGTCACTTGACCAAGACTTCCTGCATGTCAGCAGATCAGGGAAGCAGGGCCGAGCCTCTGAAAGCCTCTGAGCAGAGACTGGAGCCCAAGCCCTGTCAAGGACACAGGGTCTATCTGAGGGAGCACAGACGTGACTGCTGGCCTCAGAGTCTTTGCCCTCCTTGAGCAGGGGACTGCTGACTGAGAATATCAAGTGTGGACCTCATAGACAAAAACCTTTCTTTGAGCTtttcaaggaaggaaaaattgaaaatattttatcatctttaaaaattaataaaaggaaagaatacaaagttttattaattaaaatagagaGTCATATTATTCTTGGATAATGAGTATCTGAGTTTCCTGGAAAGGAGAGCAAGAGAAATGAGTCCCAGCccctgattcttttctttctgttctcagcGTCAGGGCACagccaagaggagaaggaaaggtggAACATTGGGAGGTAAGGTTCTGCCTATTCCACCTGAGCTCTCCAAGGGTGACCCTTCCTGTCCTTTCCATGAGGTCCCAGGTCCATCATCTCTGAGGATGTCAGTTGCTAGCCACAGTCCCTGTCAGAAAACAGAGCCCTCAGAGGAGAGGCTCATGGGAAGGCAGTCAGAACCCCAGACACTTCTCAGATTCCTGGTCTGCCCACCTCTGGGCATGAAGCAGTGATGGACCTGGACAAGGGGTGTTGCCCAATAGGTGTCCATGTGAGATGATGAGAGTCAGAGCTTCTGTCTCCTGACCTTGTGAAAGTACTTTGACTTTCCGGATTATCAGCTTCCTCTTTGAGGTAACCATTAACCTGTATTCCTCACATGG
The Equus przewalskii isolate Varuska unplaced genomic scaffold, EquPr2 contig_R1908, whole genome shotgun sequence DNA segment above includes these coding regions:
- the LOC139081393 gene encoding spermatogenesis-associated protein 31D1-like isoform X2; its protein translation is MEFSHWNVLSFLNSPIELCLSVCSAFLDTDPNLTFLCGLWLLLLFLCYLVWIPSLPTFWKTKDFQKRQGTAKRRRKGGTLGGWRHYEREREEKRKLLSILKSPSGQHHDTIRFRQLLCQDPSCEQRESKGAACEPAAPIS
- the LOC139081393 gene encoding spermatogenesis-associated protein 31D1-like isoform X3 translates to MEFSHWNVLSFLNSPIELCLSVCSAFLDTDPNLTFLCGLWLLLLFLCYLVWIPSLPTFWKTKDFQKRQGTAKRRRKGGTLGGWRHYEREREEKRKLLSILKSPSGQHHDTIRFRQLLCQDPSCEVSTSENNSKEETVASS